Proteins found in one Gemmatimonadota bacterium genomic segment:
- a CDS encoding 50S ribosomal protein L23, translated as MTKDPRAIVSRPLVTEKNHVLQEEQNKYVFEVARDVNKLEIKRAIEEIFDVQVESVRTLRMKGKIKRLGRFEGRRPDWKKAIVKLADGDIIDLYTGT; from the coding sequence ATGACGAAGGACCCACGGGCTATCGTGTCCCGCCCCCTGGTGACGGAGAAGAACCACGTGCTTCAGGAAGAGCAGAACAAGTACGTGTTCGAAGTGGCCAGGGACGTGAACAAACTGGAAATCAAGCGGGCCATCGAAGAGATCTTCGACGTGCAGGTCGAGTCGGTGCGCACCCTCCGCATGAAGGGCAAGATTAAGCGTCTCGGACGTTTCGAGGGACGCAGACCCGACTGGAAGAAGGCCATCGTAAAACTCGCCGACGGCGATATCATCGACCTGTACACGGGAACCTGA